Part of the Deltaproteobacteria bacterium CG2_30_66_27 genome, AGGAGGTTTCCTTCGATCAGGCGCTGATCGCGACGGGGGCCCGGGTATTCGTCCCCGAAAAACTCCGGCACATGTTCGGTCGATGCGGCAACGTCATCGCCATGCGGCAGATGAAGGAAGCGTTGGCGCTGCGGCGGATCCTCGAAGGGGGGAAGCGGCGGGTCGCGATCATCGGGGCGGGGAGGATCGGCGTACTCCTCGCGGAGGCGCTCAAACGCGCCGGGGTGTGCATCTCCCTGGTCGACATCGCCCCCGAGATCCTTCCCACGATGCTCCACGGCGGCGTGGCTGCGCGGCTGCGGCCCCACCTGGAGGCGGAGGGATACTTGTCCGTGCTCGCGGGACGATCCGTCTTGAGCGCGGAGATGGAAGGGGAAACGGTCTGCGCCCTGCACCTTTCCGACGGGACCGTCGTCCCGTGCGACGCCGTGGTACTGGCCACCGGCGTCGTCCCGAACACGGAATTCCTCGAAGGGGAGGGACCCGACCGAACCGATGGGTTCCCGGTGGACGCCCGGATGGAGACGTCGGCGCCCGGGATCTATGCGGCGGGGGACGTGATCCGCTTCCAGACGGTGACGGGGAGAACGGCGCCGGGCCAGATGATCCTCAACGCGCGCCTGCAGGCCGAAGTGGCCGCCCGGAACATCGCTGGGGAACGGGAGACGTGTCCGCCCCTGTTCGTGGGGAACCTCGTGAAGATCGGGCCGGTGATCGGCGCGGTGGCCGGCGACGTTGACGGAACGGGGACCGAGGATTACCGTGTCGGGGGCAGCTTCCTTCGCGTCACGCTGGAGGGGAGCGCGATGACGGGCTTCCAGTTCGTCGGCCTTCCCGAGGACCTTCGGGGGCTGGTCCCCGGGGTCCTCAAGCGCTTCGATGCGACGTGGGTCCGGGAGGCTCTCACCGAGTCCGGCGGACCCGGATTCTCCCCACGGGTGCTCGCAGGGGCGGGCGCGTGGGGTTGAAGATCGCCGTGGCGGGGAAGGGGGGGGCCGGGAAGACGACCGTCTGCGCGCTGCTGGCAGGAATCCTGTCCCGCGCGGGGCACCGGATCCTGTTGGTGGACCTGGACTCCGACCCGAACCTCGCCTCCGCTCTAGGGTTTCCTCCCGACGCGGCCCAGCCGCTCGTCCATCGCAAGGAGTTGATCGCGGAACGGACCGGCTCCACGGGGGAGCCCGGGGGGATGTTTCTCCTCAACCCCCGTGTGTCCGACATCGCGGAGAAGTTCGCCCTGAAGCGGACGGAGCGCGTCTTCCTCCTTCCCGTCGGGACCATCGAGATGGCCGGGGAGGGATGCTTCTGTCCGCAGGCGGCGTTCGTCAAGGCGCTCGTTCGGCGGCTCATCCTCGACGACGACGAGTCCCTTCTCCTCGACCTCGAGGCGGGGCTCGAATCGTTCGGCCGCTCGGTCGTCGAGGGGCTCGATCTGCTCCTGATCGTGGTCGAGCCGGGGATGCGTTCCCTCGACACGGCGCGGAGGATCCTCGCGATGGCGTCCTCCCTCGGGGGGTGCGCGATCCGGGTCGTCGCGAACAAGGTCCGCACGGAAAATCTTGAAACCCTTCAGGTCCGAATGCGCGAGAATGGTGTTCCCCTGGATCTCACGCTTTCGTACCGGGAGGAGTTTGCGCGCAGGGACCTCGATGGAGCCGGGGTCTTCGACTTCGCGGACCCGACGTTCGAGGAGGGGATCCTCAAGGTGCTCCAGGCCTGCTGAAGGTTGCCGCGGGAGATAGAGCCCAACGAAGGAGGGACCGGTGAAACTGACGAGAAGGGAACTGCTGAAGACCACCGCCGCGGTCGCCGCCGCGATGGCTGCCGGGATGAGCGTGCCGGAGGAACTTCGGGCGGCCGTGAAAAAGACGGAGGCCGGGTGGCGGTGGGACAAGGCCGTCTGCAGGTTCTGCGGCACGGGATGCGGGCTGATGGTCGCGACGAAGAACGACCGCATCGTGGCGGTGAAAGGGGATCCCGCGGCGCCGGTGAACATGGGGCTGAACTGCATCAAGGGTTATTTCAACGCCAAGATCATCTACGGCGCCGACCGGCTCACTGAGCCTCTCCTGCGCGTGAACGGGAAGGGGGAGTTCGACAAGAAGGGGAAGTTCCAGCCGGTCAGCTGGAAGAAGGCCTTTGACGTGATGGCCGCGCAGTTCAAGAAATATTACGGCAGGATGGGGCCGACCGGCGTCGCGGTCTTCGGATCGGGGCAGTATACGATCCAGGAAGGATATGCCGCGGTGAAGCTCATGAAGGCCGGGTTCCGGAGCAACAACATCGACCCCAACGCCCGCCTCTGCATGGCGAGTGCGGTCGCCGGCTTCATGGAAACTTTCGGCATCGACGAACCCGCCGGAAATTACGACGATATGCGCCACTCCGACACGGTCGTCCTCTGGGGTTCCAACATGGCGGAGATGCATCCTGTACTCTGGTCCAGGATCACGGACCGGAAGCTGGCGAACAGCAAGAGGGTCAAGATCGTGAACCTCACGACCTTCACGAACCGGTGCTCGAACCTCGCGGACATCGAGATCGTCTTCAAGCCGAACACGGACCTCGCGATCCAGAACTACATCCTGCGCGAGATCGTCCACAACCGGCCCCAGGCGATCGACCGGGAATTCGTCGATCGGAACTGCGTCTTCGCGACCGGGTTCGTGGACATCGGATACGGCCTGAGACCGAAGATCGACCACCCGAAGTACAAAAAGGAAGAACTGGACACGGCGAGCAGGGAAGCGTTCAAGATCGTGACGAAGGACGAGGCGATCGCCATGGGCGCTCTCGGGTACAAAGCAGGCGACCGGATGGAGATGAAGCATGCGGGGCAGGCCGGAACCCACTGGGCGATCGGCTTCGAGGACTTCAAAAAAGGGCTCGAGCCGTACACCCTCGATTTCGTCGCCGCGCTCGCGAAGGGCGATTCCGCCGAATCGCTCGAGGAGTTCAGGAAGAAACTGGTCTCCCTTGCCGATCTCTACACGGAGAAGGACCGGAAGATCGTGAGTTTCTGGACGATGGGGTTCAACCAGCACGTGCGCGGGACCTGGGTGAACGAGCAGATTTACGCCATCCACCTTCTTTTGGGCAAGCAGTCGCAGCCCGGCAACGGAGCGTTCAGCCTCACCGGCCAGCCGTCCGCCTGCGGCACCGCCCGGGAAGTCGGCACCTTCAGCCACCGGCTCCCCGCGGACATGGTCGTGGGCAATCCGAAGCACCGGGCCGTGGCCGAGAAGATCTGGAAGCTCCCCGAGGGAACGCTGAACCCGGTCGTCGGTTCCCATTTCATGAAGATCATGAGGGATTTGGAGGACGGCAAGGTCCGGTGGGCGTGGGTCCAGGTGTGCAACCCCTGGCAAGACGCATCGAACGCGAACCACTGGATCTCCGCCGCGCGGGAGATGGACAACTTCATCGTCGTTTCGGACGCCTACCCGGGCATCTCCGCGAAGGTGGCCGACCTGATCCTTCCCGCCGCGATGATCTTCGAGAAGTGGGGCGCCTACGGGAACGCGGAGCGCAGGACCCAGCACTGGCGCCAGCAGGTGACGCCGATCGGCAACGCGATGTCGGACATCTGGCAGACGGTCGAGTTCTCGAAGAGGTTCACGCTTGCGGAGGTCTGGAAGGAATGGAAGATCGACGACAAGAACACGCTTCCCGAAGTGCTGGGGAAGGCGAAAGCGATGGGCTACCGGGAAACGGACACGCTGTTCGACGTCCTGTTCGCCAACAGGGAGGCGAGGGCGTTCAAGTGGCCGGACCCGATCGGGATCGGTTTTTCGAACACGGAAGCCGGCGGCGACCGGAGGAATGTCGAGGGGTTCAAGGGATACGGGTTCTTCCTGCAGAAGTACCTGTGGGAGGAGTACAGGAAGTTCGGGCTCGGCAAGGCGCATGACCTCGCGGAATTCGACGCCTACCACAAGGTGCGCGGACTCCGGTGGCCGGTGGTCGACGGCAAGGAGACGCTCTGGAGATTCAACGCGGAATACGACCCGTACGCGAGGAAGGAGAACCACGGCAAGTTCGCGTTCTACGGCGGCGCCATGAAGGAGATCCCCCGGGGGGACCTTACCGGCCCCAAAGGGGACGAGAGGGTGAAACTGCCGAACAAGGCGAAGATCTTCCTGCGGCACTACATCGAGCCGCCGGAGAATCCGGACGGCGCCTACCCGTTTTGGCTTTGCACCGGCAGGGTGCTCGAACACTGGCACACCGGCACCATGACCATGCGCGTGCCGGAGCTGTACCGCGCGGTGCCGGAGGCGCTCTGCTTCATGAGCGTCCATGACGCGAAGAAGAACGGATGGAAAGACGGCGAGCTGGTCTGGATCGAGTCCCGCCGCGGGAAGGTCAAGGCGCACGTCGAAACCCGCGGGAGGAACCTGCCTCCCCCGGGGTTGGTCTTCATCCCCTTCTTCGACGAGCGGGTGCTCGTCAACAAGGTGACGCTCGACGCCACCTGCCCCATCTCCAAGCAACCGGATTTCAAGAAATGCGCCGTGAAAATCTACAGGGCATAAGGTAATGGTTCTCCATGCAGAGCGAAGACAGGGAAGAGAAGGTGCCCGAGCGTAGGAAATTCCTGCTCGATGTGGTCCGCGGCATCGGCGCCGCGGCCGTGGGCGGCCTTGCGTGGACGGGGCTGCTGGACGGGAAGCAGGTCCATGCGACCCTCCTGCGTCCGCCCGGAGCCGTCCCCGAGCCGGAGTTCCTCGCGAAGTGCACCAAGTGCGGACTCTGCGTCGAGGCGTGCCCCTACAAGGCTCTCGCCCTCGGGAAACCCGGAGACGGGCGCCCGGTGGGCACGCCCTTTTTCCGGATGCGGGAGGACCCGTGCCGGATGTGCCGGGACATCCCCTGCACGGCGATCTGCCCGACGGGATCGCTCGCCCCGTCGCTCGTGAGCGACCGGGACGAACAGGGGAGGGGAAGGCTCAACGTCAACCTTTCGAAGATCGGCCTCGCGGTGATCGACCGGGAGACATGCATCGCGTTCTGGGGGATCCAGTGCGACGCCTGCTACCGGTCCTGTCCCGTCCTCGACAAGGCGATCACGGTCGAGCCGGCGAGGAACGAACGGACCGGCCAACATGCGATCCTTGCGCCCGTCGTCCACAGCGACCACTGCACCGGCTGCGGGATGTGCGAGCACGCCTGCGTGACGAAAAAGGCTTCGATCTTCGTTCTGCCGAGGGAACTCGCCATGGGAGCCTCGGATGGACGCTACATCCGTGGATGGGAGGGCGCCGACGAGGAACGGATGCGGGATCTTCCCGAGGAGACGACGACGGTGACCCCCAGGTCGGAGAAGTCCCCTCTCGAGTATCTGAACAAGGATGAATTCTGAAATGCCCGCGTTCAGGAAGTTCAGGTTCCTCGCGATGCGGCGGACCACCCAGGTTTCCGTCATGCTGCTATTCGCCGCGGGGAACCTGCTCGGGTGGCGGATCCTGACGGGGAACCTCAGCACCTCGAAGGTGCTCGGTGTCCTGACGATCGCCGACCCTTTTGCCGTGCTCCAGATCCTTGCAACCGGTCACCTCGTTTCGGGGGAGACGCTGTTGGGGGCGTCGATCGTCGTCCTTTTCTTCGCGCTGCTCGCAGGCAGGTCCTTCTGCAGCTGGGTCTGCCCGGTCAATCCGGTGACGGACCTCGCGAACTGGCTGAGGGAAAAGACGGGCATTGCGGATTCCGGGGATCGGCCCTGGACCGGCAGGAAGGCGCGCTACTGGGTCGCGGGAGTAAGCCTCGCCGTCTCGGCGGTGACGGGAGTGGCCGCGTTCGAGTGGGTGAGCCCCATCTCCATGCTGCACCGCGGTCTTGTATTCGGCATGGGGATCGGGTGGACCCTGGTTCTGGCGGTGTTCCTGTTCGATCTGCTCTGGATCGCGGACGGGTTCTGCGGTCACATCTGTCCCCTGGGCGCCTTCTATTCGTTGGTCACGGGGTTCAGCCTGGTGAGGGTGCGGCACAGCAGGGAGAAGTGTACGCTCTGCGGGAAATGCCTCGAGATCTGCCCGGAGCGGCAGGTGCTGCCGATGATCGGAAAGGCGAGCGCCGCCGTGACATCGGGGGAGTGCACGAATTGCGGCCGATGCATCGAGGTGTGCGACGACGATGCGATGAAGTTCGGGATGGAGGGGCCCATGGGAAGGAACCGCGGAAGCGTATGGATTGCGATGGCGATCGTCGGGATTCTCGCGCTCGGGGTGACCCTTGCGACCGCCGGGGAGAGGAAGCAGAAGGACAGGGGCGAGGAAGACCTCGGGATCCGGAAGGAGACGCTCTACGACGAGAGCAAGGTGGCCCCCTCCCACGGCGATTACGGCAAGGCGGAGCCGGGGAAAAGCAAGCGGATCGAGCGGGCCTTCGAAAACAGCCCTCCGCTGATCCCGCACGACCTCACCGGCATGCTCCCGATCGCGGTGACGAACAATGCCTGCCTTGATTGTCACTTGCCGGAAAACGCGCCCCCGATGAACGCCACGCCGATGCCCAAGTCGCACTTCGTGGACATGGATACCGGAAAGGACCTGAAGGGGAACTTCGACGGGAAGCGCTACCCGTGCATGCAGTGCCACGTGCCGCAGGTGAACATACCGGAACCGGTCAAAAACACTTTCAAGGCGGATTTCCGGTCGAGAAAGTCGAAGAAGCGGTCGAATCTGCTGGATTCCCTGAACGAAGGCGTGAATTCGGAATGAACGTATCGGGGATCATCGTCAAGACCGCCCCGGAGCATCTTGGAGAGGTCATGGCGGCCCTCGAAGCCTCCGGTCTGTGTGAGATCCACTTTCACGACCCGGGCGGCAAGATCGTCGTCACGGTCGAAGGAGAGCGCGAAGGTGAAGATGTCCGGAAGATGCGGGAGATCACGAACCTCCCGCACGTGCTCTGCGTCGACCTTGCGTACTCGTGTCAGGAGGACGAGCAGGTAGTGAGGACCGTGAATGGGGAGCGCATCCGGAAATCGGCGCCCGACGCGCTCAAGTAGGCCGGCGAGGTCCCCCCGAATCGTTCGGCCACGTTCGCGTCCCCCGAGGTTGCGATTCCGGTCGGATCGAAAGGATGAAGAATCCGACGGGACGCTCCGCATTCAGTCGTCCTTCCGGATCCGGACCCCTTGGCTCACGCCGGGAACCGTGGGACGAAAACAGAGAGGGAGGGAAGAGAATGCCGTCGTTCGACGTCGTATCGGTCGTGAACATGCAGGAGGTCGACAACGCGGTCAATCAGGCGGTCAAGGAGATCGGCCAGCGGTACGACTTCAAGGGGACGAAGACCGAGGTCACGCTGGACAAGGACGGCATCAAGGTGCTGACCGACGACGACTACCGGCTGAAGGCGGTCGTCGACGTCCTCCAGTCGAAGTTTGTGAAGCGCGGGGTCTCCCTCAAGGCCCTCCAGTACGGGAAGGTGGAGCCCGCCTCCGGGGGGCTCGTACGCCAGGTGATCGCCATCCAGCAGGGGATCTCCAAGGAGAAGGGGAGGGAGATCGTCGCCATCATCAAGCAGACGAAACTGAAGGTCCAGTCCCAGATCCAGGACGAGCAGGTCCGCGTGACCGGGAAGAACATCGACGACCTGCAGGAGGTCATCCAACTGTTGAAGGGGAAGGACCTCGGGGTGGAGATGCAGTTCGTGAATATGCGCGCGTAGGAGCGCACTCGGCAAAGCGGCATCGCAGGGCCGATAGGGTGAGATACCCATGTCGAACGCCACGTTTTACCGGGAAATGCGGGAAAAGACCGATCCCTTGTGGGAGGCGATTTTCCATCACCCTTTCGTGAAAGGGATCGGAGACGGCGCCCTGTCGCGGGACCGGTTCGAGTTCTATCTCAAGCAGGATTTCGTGTACCTGATCGATTTCAGTCGGGTCTTCGCGCTGGCCTGCGCGAAATCCCGGACGCTGCCGGACATGGGGACCTTCGCCACCTTGCTCCAAGCCACGCTGAACACGGAAATGGAGCTCCATCGGAAAACGTGCGCCGACTTAGGTATCGCGGAGCTGGAACTGGCAAAGACCCGCAAAAGTCCGGTCACGTCCGCCTACACCGATCTGCTGGTGCGGACCGCTTATGAGGGGGGATTATCCGACATATTGGCGGTGTTGCTGCCGTGCGCCTGCGGATACGCGGAGATCGGGAAGAGGCTCAAATCGGAGGGGCTTCCGGAGGACCGGTTTTACCGGGATCGGATCGACACCTACTCCTCCCCGGAATTTCAGGAATTCGCCGATGGACTCATCGGCAGGATGAATGAGAATGCCGCCGACGCTCCCGCGCAATGCAAGGAGCACTGGCATCGTCTGTACGAATCGAGCGCCCGCTACGAATACCTCTTCTTCGACATGAGCTGGAAAAAGGAAGAGGGACGATGACCGACGGAGAAGCGGAATGAAAAGGGCGCTTACCATCGCCGGCTCCGACAGTGGAGGAGGCGCCGGCATCCAGGCGGACCTGAAGACGTTCATGGCCTTCGGCGTTCACGGGATGTCCGCCATCACCGCCCTCACGGCCCAGAACACGGTGGGCGTGCAGGGGATCTTCGAAGTCCCCCCCGAATTCGTCCGGAAGCAGATCGAAAGCGTCATGACCGACATCGGGGCCGATGCCGCCAAGACCGGGATGCTGTCCAACGCGGAGATCGTCCGGACGGTGGCGGAAGCGATCCGGACCTTCCGCATTCCCAACCTGGTCGTCGACCCGGTGATGGTCGCCAAGAGCGGCGACCCCCTCCTGGCGGAGGATGCCCGCGAGGCAATCCGCGATGAACTGCTATCGCTGGCCACGGTCATCACTCCCAACATTTTCGAAGCCGAAGCGCTCCTGGAGCGCAAGATCGAAGATCTCGACGCCATGCGGAACGCGGCGCGGGAGCTGAAAAAATTCGGGTGCCGATGGGTGGTCATCAAGGGAGGAAGCCTGGATATCGAATCCCGGGCGGTCGACGTGGTCTGCGACGGGACGGAATTGATTCTGCTGACGTCGCCCCGGATGGAATCCAGGAACACCCAGGGCGCCGGCTGCACCTTCGGATCCGCCATCGCGGCCGGGCTCGCCAAGGGGGTCGCTCCGCCGGAAGCCATCAAGCGCGCCAAGGAATACGTCACCGAGGCGATCCGAAGCGGGCCTTCGATCGGAAGCGGCCATGGCCCCGCCAACCATCTGACGGGCATGCAAAGCAAATGGTGAGGCGGCGAAACTCTCCTGATACGGATGAACCTACGTTTTTCGCAAGGCTCGGGAGAGGTCGGCCTGCAGTTCGCCCCGGTCTTCGATTCCCACGGAGAGCCGGACCAGGGAGGGGGTGAGCCCGACCGCGGCCTGCTCTTCGATGGGAATGTCCGCGTGGGTCATCGTCGACGGATGCGTGATGAGCGATTCGACCCCGCCGAGGCTCTCCGCCAGCAGGATGGTTTTCAACGCGCTCAGGAAGGCCGGTACCGCTTTCCCCAGCTTCAGCTCGAACGAGATGATCGAGCCGGCCCCCGAGGCCTGGGAGAAATGCAGCTCCCTCCGGCGGTGGTCCGGCAGGCCCGGGTAGAAGATTTTCCCGACGGCGGGGTGTCCCGACAGGAACGTTGCCAAGGCTTCGGCGTTCTCCTGGGCGCGCGTCACCCGGACGGCCAGGGTCTTGATCCCCCGCAGGAGGAGCCAGCAGTCGAACGGGGAGGGGATCGCCCCGATCGCCTTCTGGGCGAAGGCGATCTTTTCCCCGACCGCCGCGTCCGTCGTGACGACCGCTCCGCCGATCAGGTCGTTGTGCCCCCCCAGGAACTTGGTGGCGCTGTGGATGACCACGTCGATCCCCAGCCCAAGCGGCCGCTGGAGAAGGGGAGACATGAAGGTGTTGTCCACGACGGTGAGGATCCCTTTTTCGCGGCCGATCCGCGCGGCCCCTTTCAGGTCGGCGATCTTCATCAGGGGGTTCGTCGGCGTCTCGATGAACAGCGCCTTCGTCTTCCCCCGGATCTTTTTCCTCACGGCGACCAGATTCCCCATGTCCACGTAATCGAAGGAGAGACCGTAGGGGCGCAGGAGGGTCTCGAACAGGCGGTACGTCCCGCCGTAGAGATCGTCGGAACAGAGGATGTGGTCCCCTGTCCGGAAGAGGGTCATCAGGGCGGAGATCGCCGCCATCCCGGAGGAGAAGGCGACGGCGCGGGATCCCCCTTCGAGATCCGCGAGAGTTTTCTCCACCGCCTGCCGCGTCGGGTTCTCTCCCCGCGAGTAGTCGAACCCCCGGTTCTTCCCGAAGCGGTCGTACCGGTAGATGGCGGACGTATAGATCGGGACGCTTACGGCGCCGTACGCCTTGTCCGCCCCCACCCCCGCCTGCGCCGCGATCGTTTCGATCTTGCGGTTCTTTTTCAAGAGGACCCCCGTCTCCGTTTCCGGGATTCGGCTTGTATATATATCCTATAGATTAATGAGAATATCGTTTCCCGGGGGGGTGTCAAGAGGAGAAATATCCATTGACATTGGGAAGACCGGAAATATAATGCCACATAGTCTATAGATTAAATAGTGTTAACAGGAGGGATTCGATGGCTGGAAACGACGTGGCAATCCTCTCCGAACTCCGTCCCGATGCGAGGGTCATCGGTAGGGGAGGAAAGCGATGACCGAAGACGCGTGGAGCCTGCGGACGAGGATCCTCCACCACGGGGCGGAGACCGACCCGTATACGGGCGCGGCGGCCGTGCCCGTGTACCAGGTCTCCACCTTCGCGCAGAAAGACCCGGTGAACCTCGGAAAATACGAGTATGCGCGGGGGGAGAATCCCACGCGGGAAGCGCTCGAGCACGCGATCGCGGAGCTCGAAGGCGGTGACGTGGGGCTGGCGTTCGCCTCCGGGATGGCGGCGATCTCGTCCGTCCTGCTCCTGTTCCGTCCCGGGGATCATCTGCTCGTCGCGGAGGACGTGTACGGGGGGACCTATCGCGTGGTGACCACGATCTTCCGGCAGTGGGGCCTCGAGAGCACGTTCGTGGACACGTCGGATCCGGGGAACATCGCGGCGGCGATCCGGCCGGAAACACGCGCCATCTTCGTCGAGACCCCCTCGAACCCGATTCTCAAGATCACGGACCTTGCCGCTATCTCCGCCATCGCCCGCGAGAGGAAGCTGCTTTCGATCGTCGACAACACCTTCATGACCCCGTACCTGCAGCGGCCGATCGAGCACGGTTTCGACATCGTCGTCCACAGTGCGACGAAATTCCTGGGCGGGCACAGCGACCTGATCGCCGGGCTGGTGGTGACACGCAGCGCGGAGTTGGGCGAACGGCTCAAATTCATCCAGCGCGCCTTCGGCGCGATCCTCGGGCCGCAGGACGCGTTCCTCGTCTCCCGCGGCATCAAGACGCTCGGGGCGCGGATGGAGGCCCAGCAGACAAATGCGGAGAAGATCGCCCGGTGGTTGACCGGCGCTCCGGGGATCCGGAAGGTGCACTACCCGACGCTGACCGGCCACGCGGGACGCGAGGTCCACCTGCGACAGTCGGCCGGCGGAGGGGCCGTGGTCTCGTTCGAGCTGCCCGACGGCCCTTCCGCGCACCGCTTCATGCGGAGCGTCCGCCTCCCCCTCCTTGCCGTCAGTCTTGGCGGGGTGGAGAGCATCCTGTCGTACCCCGCGACCATGTCCCACGGCTCCATGCTGCCGGAGGAGCGACTTGCGCGGGGGATCACCGACGGGCTGGTCCGCCTCTCGGTGGGTCTGGAAGACCCGGAGGACCTGATCCGGGACCTCGCGAACGCCTTGACGTCATGACGCGGGAAAGGAGGGTTTCGGCGATGGTGTTTTCGAGCGGCGCCTGTTGTCGGGTCGACGCTTTCTGAGAAGCTCCCGACCGGGCGACCGGAGGGAGCGTGCACGGAAATAATCCAATCCAGTGGGCTGACCGGACCGCCGGAGGTTCCCCAATGAGGAGAGATCATGGGAAACATCCGAATTGCGGGTCGGTTCATGGTTTTCGTGACGGT contains:
- a CDS encoding nitrate reductase catalytic subunit; protein product: MAAGMSVPEELRAAVKKTEAGWRWDKAVCRFCGTGCGLMVATKNDRIVAVKGDPAAPVNMGLNCIKGYFNAKIIYGADRLTEPLLRVNGKGEFDKKGKFQPVSWKKAFDVMAAQFKKYYGRMGPTGVAVFGSGQYTIQEGYAAVKLMKAGFRSNNIDPNARLCMASAVAGFMETFGIDEPAGNYDDMRHSDTVVLWGSNMAEMHPVLWSRITDRKLANSKRVKIVNLTTFTNRCSNLADIEIVFKPNTDLAIQNYILREIVHNRPQAIDREFVDRNCVFATGFVDIGYGLRPKIDHPKYKKEELDTASREAFKIVTKDEAIAMGALGYKAGDRMEMKHAGQAGTHWAIGFEDFKKGLEPYTLDFVAALAKGDSAESLEEFRKKLVSLADLYTEKDRKIVSFWTMGFNQHVRGTWVNEQIYAIHLLLGKQSQPGNGAFSLTGQPSACGTAREVGTFSHRLPADMVVGNPKHRAVAEKIWKLPEGTLNPVVGSHFMKIMRDLEDGKVRWAWVQVCNPWQDASNANHWISAAREMDNFIVVSDAYPGISAKVADLILPAAMIFEKWGAYGNAERRTQHWRQQVTPIGNAMSDIWQTVEFSKRFTLAEVWKEWKIDDKNTLPEVLGKAKAMGYRETDTLFDVLFANREARAFKWPDPIGIGFSNTEAGGDRRNVEGFKGYGFFLQKYLWEEYRKFGLGKAHDLAEFDAYHKVRGLRWPVVDGKETLWRFNAEYDPYARKENHGKFAFYGGAMKEIPRGDLTGPKGDERVKLPNKAKIFLRHYIEPPENPDGAYPFWLCTGRVLEHWHTGTMTMRVPELYRAVPEALCFMSVHDAKKNGWKDGELVWIESRRGKVKAHVETRGRNLPPPGLVFIPFFDERVLVNKVTLDATCPISKQPDFKKCAVKIYRA
- a CDS encoding ferredoxin-type protein NapG, giving the protein MQSEDREEKVPERRKFLLDVVRGIGAAAVGGLAWTGLLDGKQVHATLLRPPGAVPEPEFLAKCTKCGLCVEACPYKALALGKPGDGRPVGTPFFRMREDPCRMCRDIPCTAICPTGSLAPSLVSDRDEQGRGRLNVNLSKIGLAVIDRETCIAFWGIQCDACYRSCPVLDKAITVEPARNERTGQHAILAPVVHSDHCTGCGMCEHACVTKKASIFVLPRELAMGASDGRYIRGWEGADEERMRDLPEETTTVTPRSEKSPLEYLNKDEF
- a CDS encoding quinol dehydrogenase ferredoxin subunit NapH is translated as MPAFRKFRFLAMRRTTQVSVMLLFAAGNLLGWRILTGNLSTSKVLGVLTIADPFAVLQILATGHLVSGETLLGASIVVLFFALLAGRSFCSWVCPVNPVTDLANWLREKTGIADSGDRPWTGRKARYWVAGVSLAVSAVTGVAAFEWVSPISMLHRGLVFGMGIGWTLVLAVFLFDLLWIADGFCGHICPLGAFYSLVTGFSLVRVRHSREKCTLCGKCLEICPERQVLPMIGKASAAVTSGECTNCGRCIEVCDDDAMKFGMEGPMGRNRGSVWIAMAIVGILALGVTLATAGERKQKDRGEEDLGIRKETLYDESKVAPSHGDYGKAEPGKSKRIERAFENSPPLIPHDLTGMLPIAVTNNACLDCHLPENAPPMNATPMPKSHFVDMDTGKDLKGNFDGKRYPCMQCHVPQVNIPEPVKNTFKADFRSRKSKKRSNLLDSLNEGVNSE
- a CDS encoding YajQ family cyclic di-GMP-binding protein translates to MPSFDVVSVVNMQEVDNAVNQAVKEIGQRYDFKGTKTEVTLDKDGIKVLTDDDYRLKAVVDVLQSKFVKRGVSLKALQYGKVEPASGGLVRQVIAIQQGISKEKGREIVAIIKQTKLKVQSQIQDEQVRVTGKNIDDLQEVIQLLKGKDLGVEMQFVNMRA
- a CDS encoding thiaminase II; this encodes MSNATFYREMREKTDPLWEAIFHHPFVKGIGDGALSRDRFEFYLKQDFVYLIDFSRVFALACAKSRTLPDMGTFATLLQATLNTEMELHRKTCADLGIAELELAKTRKSPVTSAYTDLLVRTAYEGGLSDILAVLLPCACGYAEIGKRLKSEGLPEDRFYRDRIDTYSSPEFQEFADGLIGRMNENAADAPAQCKEHWHRLYESSARYEYLFFDMSWKKEEGR
- a CDS encoding bifunctional hydroxymethylpyrimidine kinase/phosphomethylpyrimidine kinase, translated to MKRALTIAGSDSGGGAGIQADLKTFMAFGVHGMSAITALTAQNTVGVQGIFEVPPEFVRKQIESVMTDIGADAAKTGMLSNAEIVRTVAEAIRTFRIPNLVVDPVMVAKSGDPLLAEDAREAIRDELLSLATVITPNIFEAEALLERKIEDLDAMRNAARELKKFGCRWVVIKGGSLDIESRAVDVVCDGTELILLTSPRMESRNTQGAGCTFGSAIAAGLAKGVAPPEAIKRAKEYVTEAIRSGPSIGSGHGPANHLTGMQSKW
- a CDS encoding cystathionine gamma-synthase (catalyzes the formation of cystathionine from L-cysteine and O-succinyl-L-homoserine), which gives rise to METIAAQAGVGADKAYGAVSVPIYTSAIYRYDRFGKNRGFDYSRGENPTRQAVEKTLADLEGGSRAVAFSSGMAAISALMTLFRTGDHILCSDDLYGGTYRLFETLLRPYGLSFDYVDMGNLVAVRKKIRGKTKALFIETPTNPLMKIADLKGAARIGREKGILTVVDNTFMSPLLQRPLGLGIDVVIHSATKFLGGHNDLIGGAVVTTDAAVGEKIAFAQKAIGAIPSPFDCWLLLRGIKTLAVRVTRAQENAEALATFLSGHPAVGKIFYPGLPDHRRRELHFSQASGAGSIISFELKLGKAVPAFLSALKTILLAESLGGVESLITHPSTMTHADIPIEEQAAVGLTPSLVRLSVGIEDRGELQADLSRALRKT
- a CDS encoding cystathionine gamma-synthase (catalyzes the formation of cystathionine from L-cysteine and O-succinyl-L-homoserine); this encodes MTEDAWSLRTRILHHGAETDPYTGAAAVPVYQVSTFAQKDPVNLGKYEYARGENPTREALEHAIAELEGGDVGLAFASGMAAISSVLLLFRPGDHLLVAEDVYGGTYRVVTTIFRQWGLESTFVDTSDPGNIAAAIRPETRAIFVETPSNPILKITDLAAISAIARERKLLSIVDNTFMTPYLQRPIEHGFDIVVHSATKFLGGHSDLIAGLVVTRSAELGERLKFIQRAFGAILGPQDAFLVSRGIKTLGARMEAQQTNAEKIARWLTGAPGIRKVHYPTLTGHAGREVHLRQSAGGGAVVSFELPDGPSAHRFMRSVRLPLLAVSLGGVESILSYPATMSHGSMLPEERLARGITDGLVRLSVGLEDPEDLIRDLANALTS